From Dermochelys coriacea isolate rDerCor1 chromosome 8, rDerCor1.pri.v4, whole genome shotgun sequence, the proteins below share one genomic window:
- the GM2A gene encoding LOW QUALITY PROTEIN: ganglioside GM2 activator (The sequence of the model RefSeq protein was modified relative to this genomic sequence to represent the inferred CDS: deleted 1 base in 1 codon), which produces MQALALALCALQLCPAVRGGRGGQPFLAERPQSRRLSKIDGFSWENCGNGTDPFVIKSLSITPDPIHIPGDLKVSMAVSSEVDIVTSEGGVYREKKIVDMWIKVPCVDEIGSCTYDNLCGILDNIIPPGTPCPEPLLSYGIPCHCPFKQGSYSLPTSEFYLPVIQLPSWLTNGEYHVQVVLSNGAKQLACVKVALSLHSA; this is translated from the exons ATGCAGGCGCTGGCCCTGGCGCTCTGTGCCCTGCAGCTGTGCCCAGCTGTGCGGGGCGGCCGGGGGGGGCAGCCCTTCCTGGCGGAGAGGCCTCAGTCCCGGAGGCTGAGCAAG ATTGATGGCTTCTCGTGGGAGAACTGTGGCAATGGGACCGATCCCTTTGTGATTAAGAGTCTGTCCATAACCCCGGACCCGATCCACATCCCCGGGGACCTGAAAGTCAGCATGGCGGTTTCCAGTGAAGTTGACATCGTCACCTCTGAAG GCGGTGTTTACCGT GAAAAGAAGATAGTTGACATGTGGATAAAGGTCCCCTGCGTGGACGAGATTGGGAGCTGCACATACGATAACCTTTGCGGAATCCTGGACAACATCATCCCGCCCGGAACACCATGCCCCGAGCCCCTGCTCAGCTATGGCATCCCCTGTCACTGCCCCTTCAAACAG GGCTCCTACTCCCTGCCAACCAGTGAGTTCTACTTGCCCGTCATACAGTTGCCCTCCTGGCTGACTAATGGCGAATACCACGTCCAGGTTGTCTTGAGCAACGGTGCCAAGCAGCTCGCCTGTGTCAAGGTGGCCTTGTCCCTCCACTCTGCGTGA